A single region of the Parasphingorhabdus litoris DSM 22379 genome encodes:
- the nuoL gene encoding NADH-quinone oxidoreductase subunit L, with product MTIQLIVFLPLLAAIVAGFGNRMIGNVPAKFVTTAALFVSCALSWPIFIDYILLSRAAEVVPVLTWVQSGDLNFEWSLRVDALTAVMLVVVTTVSALVHLYSWGYMDEDPDQPRFFAYLSLFTFAMLMLVTADNLVQMFFGWEGVGLASYLLIGFWFKKPSASAAAIKAFVVNRVGDLGFMLGIFGTFLVFGTVSIPEILEAAPAMAGSTITFAGMRLDTMTILCLLLFIGAMGKSAQLGLHTWLPDAMEGPTPVSALIHAATMVTAGVFMVCRLSPMFETSDVALTVVTVVGACTAIFAATVGLVQHDIKRVIAYSTCSQLGYMFFAAGVGAYSAAMFHLFTHAFFKALLFLGAGSVIHAMHHEQDMRYYGGLRKEIPLTFWTMIAGTLAITGVGIVGLGGFAGFYSKDAIIEAAFASGTSTGQFAFAIGVLAALLTSFYSWRLMFLTFWGTPRWIQSEHIQHSVHKTPETAEDSTGGYHPHESPMSMLIPLGVLGFGAIAAGFLFHNQFIDATEGFRFWAGSLAFDRHLMHAIHEVPYWVKLSSTFAMLIGLITAFQLYFRGKDRPARLASTFQPVYNFFFNKWYFDELYDLIFVRPAFWFGRLFWKTGDEGTIDRFGPNGVAAVVAAGSGIAKRFQTGYLYSYALVMLLGLAAAVTWLIVRGAN from the coding sequence TTGACGATCCAGCTTATCGTTTTCCTGCCTTTGCTGGCAGCAATCGTCGCAGGCTTTGGCAATCGCATGATTGGCAATGTGCCCGCGAAATTTGTTACGACCGCGGCTTTGTTCGTTTCCTGCGCGCTGAGCTGGCCGATCTTTATCGACTATATCTTGCTGTCTCGCGCTGCTGAAGTAGTGCCAGTGCTGACCTGGGTGCAGTCCGGTGATCTCAATTTTGAATGGTCACTGCGGGTCGATGCCCTGACCGCTGTTATGCTGGTTGTGGTGACCACGGTTTCAGCTTTGGTCCATCTCTATAGCTGGGGTTATATGGATGAAGACCCCGACCAACCGCGGTTTTTCGCCTATCTGTCGCTCTTTACCTTTGCGATGTTGATGCTGGTGACAGCCGACAATCTGGTGCAGATGTTCTTTGGTTGGGAAGGCGTTGGTCTTGCTTCCTATCTGCTGATCGGCTTCTGGTTCAAAAAGCCGAGCGCCAGTGCGGCGGCGATAAAGGCCTTTGTGGTCAACCGGGTCGGTGACCTTGGCTTCATGCTCGGTATTTTCGGAACATTTCTTGTGTTCGGTACCGTGTCCATTCCGGAAATTCTGGAAGCGGCGCCTGCGATGGCAGGATCGACCATTACTTTTGCGGGCATGCGGCTCGATACGATGACGATTCTGTGTTTGCTATTGTTTATCGGTGCGATGGGCAAGTCAGCGCAACTGGGACTGCACACTTGGCTGCCTGATGCGATGGAAGGGCCGACACCTGTGTCTGCTTTGATCCATGCCGCGACGATGGTCACCGCTGGCGTATTCATGGTTTGCCGCTTATCACCCATGTTTGAAACCAGCGATGTAGCGTTGACGGTGGTGACCGTGGTCGGTGCCTGTACCGCGATTTTTGCCGCGACGGTTGGTCTGGTCCAGCATGATATCAAGCGTGTGATTGCTTATTCGACCTGCTCACAGCTCGGCTATATGTTCTTTGCTGCTGGTGTTGGTGCCTATAGCGCGGCGATGTTCCACCTGTTTACCCACGCTTTCTTCAAGGCGCTTCTGTTCCTTGGTGCGGGTTCGGTAATCCATGCAATGCATCACGAGCAAGACATGCGTTATTATGGCGGTCTCCGGAAAGAAATACCGTTGACCTTCTGGACGATGATAGCGGGTACATTGGCAATTACTGGTGTCGGGATCGTTGGTCTTGGCGGTTTTGCCGGTTTCTATTCCAAAGATGCCATTATCGAAGCTGCATTTGCGAGTGGCACAAGCACTGGGCAATTTGCCTTTGCCATTGGTGTTCTGGCGGCCTTGCTCACTAGCTTCTACAGCTGGCGTCTGATGTTCCTGACATTCTGGGGCACGCCGCGCTGGATCCAGTCTGAGCATATTCAACATAGCGTGCACAAAACGCCCGAGACGGCCGAAGACTCAACCGGCGGTTATCATCCGCATGAAAGCCCGATGTCGATGTTGATCCCGTTGGGCGTGCTTGGTTTTGGGGCGATTGCAGCAGGCTTTCTGTTCCACAACCAGTTTATTGATGCGACCGAAGGATTCCGCTTCTGGGCTGGTAGCTTGGCTTTTGATCGGCATCTAATGCATGCGATCCATGAGGTGCCTTATTGGGTCAAACTATCTTCAACATTTGCGATGCTCATTGGATTGATTACTGCGTTCCAGCTTTATTTCCGTGGCAAAGATCGCCCGGCGCGGCTCGCTTCGACATTTCAGCCTGTCTATAATTTCTTCTTCAACAAATGGTATTTTGACGAGCTCTATGATCTCATCTTTGTACGCCCGGCTTTCTGGTTCGGACGATTATTCTGGAAAACCGGTGATGAGGGGACGATTGATCGCTTTGGCCCCAATGGTGTCGCGGCTGTTGTCGCTGCTGGTTCGGGTATCGCGAAACGGTTCCAGACCGGATATCTGTATAGCTATGCGCTTGTTATGCTGCTCGGATTGGCGGCTGCTGTCACCTGGCTTATTGTGCGGGGGGCGAACTGA
- the nuoK gene encoding NADH-quinone oxidoreductase subunit NuoK, whose translation MIGIEHYLVVSSILFVMGMLGIFLNRKNIIIILMAIELILLAVNLNLVAFSAFLGDMTGQVFAMLVLTVAAGEAAIGLAILVIYFRQRGTIAVDDVNRMKG comes from the coding sequence ATGATCGGCATAGAACATTATCTGGTGGTCAGTTCCATCTTGTTTGTGATGGGAATGCTCGGCATTTTTCTGAATCGCAAAAATATCATCATTATCTTGATGGCAATTGAACTGATCTTGCTCGCTGTAAACCTCAACTTGGTCGCATTCAGTGCTTTTCTTGGCGATATGACAGGTCAGGTATTTGCGATGCTGGTCCTAACTGTGGCTGCTGGTGAAGCAGCCATCGGGCTCGCCATATTGGTCATTTATTTCCGTCAGCGCGGCACGATCGCCGTTGACGATGTCAACCGGATGAAGGGTTAG
- a CDS encoding NADH-quinone oxidoreductase subunit J translates to MMQIFAFYLFASVVIASAAFCIFARNPVHSVLWLILAFFNAAGLMLLVGAEFIAALLVIVYVGAVAVLFLFVVMMLDIDFAELRAGFMKNLPLGLLLAIILAAEFIIFGALSWSSEGMGEANAVVGPPAGGPSNIEALGTLLYTKYVFLFEAAGMILLVAMVGAIVLTNRKRGGVRIQNIQEQVNRRPEDATRNTQPEVGKGVEL, encoded by the coding sequence ATAATGCAAATATTTGCTTTCTATCTGTTCGCATCGGTCGTCATCGCCAGTGCCGCCTTTTGTATCTTTGCGCGCAATCCCGTGCACAGCGTTTTGTGGCTGATTTTGGCGTTTTTTAACGCCGCTGGCCTGATGTTGCTGGTGGGTGCGGAGTTTATCGCGGCCTTGTTGGTCATTGTCTATGTTGGTGCAGTCGCGGTGCTGTTCCTGTTCGTTGTTATGATGCTCGACATCGATTTCGCTGAACTGCGCGCTGGTTTTATGAAAAATCTGCCGCTGGGTTTGTTGCTGGCAATCATATTAGCGGCAGAATTTATCATTTTTGGTGCTCTGTCCTGGTCATCTGAAGGCATGGGTGAAGCCAATGCGGTGGTTGGACCTCCAGCGGGCGGGCCTTCAAATATCGAGGCGCTGGGCACGTTGCTTTACACCAAATATGTATTCTTGTTTGAAGCCGCTGGCATGATCTTGTTGGTCGCCATGGTTGGCGCCATTGTCCTCACCAATCGCAAACGTGGCGGTGTACGGATCCAGAACATTCAAGAGCAGGTCAATCGGCGTCCGGAAGACGCCACGCGCAATACACAGCCCGAGGTAGGCAAGGGGGTCGAGCTATGA
- the nuoI gene encoding NADH-quinone oxidoreductase subunit NuoI, which produces MSIAQTIKAFTLWEILKAHALTLKYFFKKKKTINYPYEKNPISPRFRGEHVLRRYPNGEERCIACKLCEAVCPAQAITIEAEPRDDGSRRTTRYDIDMTKCIYCGFCQEACPVDAIVEGPNFEYSTETREELIYDKAKLLENGDKWERAIASNLAADAPYR; this is translated from the coding sequence ATGAGCATCGCACAAACCATAAAAGCCTTTACGCTTTGGGAAATATTAAAAGCGCACGCATTGACGCTGAAATATTTCTTCAAAAAGAAGAAGACGATCAACTATCCCTATGAGAAGAACCCGATTTCGCCGCGGTTCCGGGGAGAACATGTGCTGCGCCGCTATCCCAATGGAGAAGAGCGTTGTATTGCTTGCAAGCTATGTGAAGCCGTCTGTCCGGCACAGGCGATCACAATCGAGGCCGAGCCACGCGACGATGGCAGCCGCCGTACGACACGCTATGACATCGATATGACCAAATGTATTTACTGTGGTTTCTGCCAAGAAGCCTGTCCGGTAGATGCCATTGTTGAGGGGCCGAATTTTGAATATTCGACCGAGACACGCGAAGAACTAATCTACGACAAAGCCAAATTGCTTGAAAATGGTGACAAATGGGAGCGAGCGATCGCATCCAACCTTGCCGCCGACGCGCCCTATCGTTAA
- the nuoH gene encoding NADH-quinone oxidoreductase subunit NuoH, which yields MTEYLQSTFLGPELGWFVATLALILLIALPLLLAVAMIIYVDRKIIAAVALRRGPNVVGPFGLLQSFADGLKVFLQETIIPSGANKGLFLLAPIITFTVALLAWAVIPFSEEMVLSNINIGVLYILAISSLGVYGVVISGWASNSKYPFFSAMRAAAQMISYEVSIGFILISVVLFAGTFNLNEIIKAQEGHIFGAVNAYGLNPLLFPMAVMFLISSMAETARAPFDLTEAESELVAGYQTEYSSMSFALFWLGEYANILLMCALNVILFWGGWLPPVDWEPLYAVPGIIWFFLKIFVFFFIFSWAWATVPRYRYDQLMRLGWKVFLPISIFWVFLVSGYVMIDKFGWPL from the coding sequence ATGACCGAATATCTCCAATCGACTTTTCTCGGCCCCGAACTTGGCTGGTTTGTAGCTACGTTGGCGCTGATATTGTTGATTGCGCTGCCGCTGTTGCTGGCCGTGGCGATGATCATCTATGTTGACCGCAAGATTATCGCGGCCGTGGCGCTGCGTCGTGGCCCCAATGTGGTTGGGCCATTCGGTCTGCTGCAGAGCTTCGCCGATGGTTTGAAAGTGTTCCTTCAGGAAACCATCATTCCATCCGGGGCCAATAAAGGCCTGTTTCTGCTAGCGCCGATTATTACATTCACGGTCGCTTTGCTGGCCTGGGCGGTTATTCCGTTTAGCGAGGAAATGGTCCTCTCCAACATCAATATTGGTGTGCTTTACATTCTCGCGATCAGCTCGCTTGGCGTTTATGGTGTTGTGATTTCCGGTTGGGCGAGTAACTCTAAATATCCGTTTTTCTCGGCCATGCGTGCGGCCGCACAGATGATTTCCTATGAAGTCTCGATTGGCTTCATCCTGATATCGGTGGTGTTGTTTGCTGGTACGTTCAATCTCAATGAGATTATCAAAGCGCAAGAAGGGCATATTTTTGGAGCGGTGAATGCTTATGGGCTTAATCCGCTGCTCTTTCCGATGGCGGTCATGTTCTTGATCAGCTCGATGGCGGAAACTGCGCGCGCGCCCTTCGATCTGACCGAAGCGGAGAGCGAACTGGTCGCGGGTTATCAGACCGAATATTCGTCCATGTCCTTCGCGCTGTTCTGGCTCGGGGAATATGCCAACATCCTGCTGATGTGTGCGCTTAACGTTATCCTGTTCTGGGGCGGATGGTTGCCGCCAGTTGATTGGGAACCGCTTTATGCTGTGCCTGGCATTATCTGGTTCTTCTTGAAGATATTCGTCTTCTTTTTCATCTTCAGTTGGGCATGGGCCACAGTACCGCGTTACCGTTATGATCAGCTCATGCGTCTGGGTTGGAAAGTCTTCCTACCGATCAGCATATTCTGGGTATTTCTGGTCAGCGGATATGTAATGATCGATAAATTTGGGTGGCCGCTATGA
- the nuoG gene encoding NADH-quinone oxidoreductase subunit NuoG, whose translation MPKVTVDGVELEVPQGATVLQAAELAGKEIPRFCYHERLSIAGNCRMCLVEVKPGPPKPQASCALPAAEGQEIRTDSEMVKKAREGVMEFLLINHPLDCPICDQGGECDLQDQAMAYGKGGSRYDENKRAVTEKYMGPVVKTIMTRCIHCTRCVRFAEEVAGVEEIGAIGRGEGMEITSYLEGAVHSELSGNVVDLCPVGALTSKPYAFEARPWELTKTMGIDVMDGVGTNIRIDSRGREVLRALPRVNDDVNEEWATDKTRHAIDGLMKRRLDQPYIRQNGKLLPASWNEAFEAIAAVKAGSSVAAIAGDLVDCETMYATKRLLKSMRSDMLEGRQTGLSYDVSNLAAVNFNTTIAGIEEADVIVLVSTNPRWEASLVNTRIRKAVRKGGAKVFGIGPEADQTYPVEWLGDDMGLLAKLPKAAADALKDAEKPALILGGGALSVEGAHGAALKLAAKYKLIRDDWNGFNVLHIGASRTGGLMLGYAYDGGIKAIAAKKPKLLFSLGADEMDYAPFDKSFKVYIGHHGDAGAHAADVILPAAAYTEKNGTYVNLEGRVQRSNKAIFAPGDAREDWSILRALSDVMGKTLPFDSFEELRSKMYKDHPEMAEEGLVSFDWSPPAGLADKPKGKGVHPIKDFYLTNSIARASATMQRCSAELLHGDDMLEAAE comes from the coding sequence ATGCCTAAAGTCACCGTAGATGGCGTCGAACTTGAGGTTCCACAGGGCGCAACCGTGCTGCAGGCCGCTGAGCTTGCCGGTAAGGAAATTCCGCGCTTCTGTTATCATGAGCGTCTGAGCATCGCTGGCAATTGCCGCATGTGTCTGGTGGAGGTTAAGCCCGGACCGCCGAAGCCGCAGGCGAGCTGTGCGCTGCCCGCTGCCGAGGGACAGGAAATCCGCACCGATAGTGAAATGGTCAAGAAAGCGCGTGAAGGGGTGATGGAATTTCTTCTCATCAACCACCCGCTGGATTGTCCTATTTGCGATCAGGGCGGCGAGTGCGACTTGCAGGACCAGGCCATGGCCTATGGTAAGGGCGGATCGCGCTATGATGAGAATAAGCGCGCGGTAACCGAGAAATATATGGGGCCGGTGGTCAAGACGATCATGACCCGCTGTATTCATTGCACCCGCTGTGTTCGCTTTGCTGAAGAAGTCGCTGGCGTGGAAGAAATCGGCGCCATTGGACGCGGCGAGGGGATGGAGATCACATCCTATCTTGAAGGCGCCGTGCATAGCGAATTGAGCGGCAACGTCGTTGACCTATGTCCGGTCGGCGCGCTGACCAGCAAGCCTTATGCATTTGAGGCCCGCCCTTGGGAGCTGACCAAGACCATGGGCATCGACGTCATGGACGGTGTCGGCACCAATATCCGGATCGATAGCCGCGGCCGCGAAGTGCTGCGCGCTCTGCCACGGGTTAATGATGATGTGAATGAGGAATGGGCGACTGACAAGACACGTCACGCGATTGACGGGCTGATGAAGCGCCGTCTCGACCAGCCTTATATTCGGCAGAATGGTAAATTGCTTCCCGCCAGTTGGAACGAAGCCTTTGAAGCCATTGCGGCGGTCAAGGCCGGCAGTTCCGTCGCAGCCATTGCCGGTGATCTGGTGGATTGCGAAACCATGTATGCGACCAAGCGGTTGCTGAAATCCATGCGGTCCGATATGCTCGAAGGGCGTCAGACCGGCCTGTCTTATGACGTATCCAATCTCGCGGCGGTCAATTTCAACACGACCATTGCGGGCATTGAAGAAGCCGATGTGATCGTGCTGGTCTCGACCAACCCGCGCTGGGAAGCGTCGCTGGTCAACACGCGTATTCGTAAAGCTGTTCGTAAGGGCGGCGCAAAAGTCTTTGGCATTGGACCAGAGGCGGATCAGACTTATCCGGTGGAATGGCTCGGCGATGATATGGGCTTGCTGGCCAAGTTGCCCAAGGCTGCCGCGGATGCCTTGAAAGATGCCGAGAAACCGGCGCTCATCCTGGGCGGAGGCGCATTGAGTGTCGAAGGCGCGCATGGCGCAGCATTGAAACTGGCAGCGAAATACAAGCTGATCCGAGATGACTGGAATGGTTTCAACGTGCTGCATATCGGTGCTTCGCGCACCGGCGGGTTGATGCTTGGCTATGCCTATGATGGAGGGATCAAGGCCATTGCAGCGAAAAAGCCGAAACTGCTCTTTTCGCTTGGTGCTGACGAAATGGATTATGCGCCGTTTGATAAGAGCTTCAAAGTCTATATCGGGCATCATGGCGACGCGGGCGCTCATGCAGCGGACGTGATCCTGCCAGCGGCAGCCTATACCGAGAAAAACGGCACTTATGTCAATCTGGAAGGGCGCGTACAGCGCTCCAACAAGGCGATTTTTGCTCCCGGCGATGCGCGGGAAGACTGGAGCATTTTGCGGGCTCTGTCTGATGTGATGGGCAAGACGCTGCCCTTCGACAGTTTTGAAGAGCTGCGCAGCAAAATGTACAAGGATCATCCGGAAATGGCGGAAGAAGGTCTTGTGTCCTTTGATTGGTCACCACCCGCGGGATTGGCCGACAAACCCAAAGGGAAGGGCGTCCATCCGATCAAGGATTTCTACCTCACCAACAGCATCGCTCGCGCCAGCGCTACAATGCAGCGCTGTTCGGCCGAATTGCTGCATGGTGATGATATGCTGGAGGCCGCGGAATGA
- the nuoF gene encoding NADH-quinone oxidoreductase subunit NuoF has translation MAFDFLQDKDRIFTNVYGFQSWDLKAAQKRGDWDNTADIIKRGNDKIINEMKESGLRGRGGAGFPTGLKWSFMPKESPDGRPSFLVINADESEPGSCKDREILRNDPHKLIEGALIAGFAMRARAAYIYIRGEYIMEAKVMEAAVKEAYDAGLIGKNAAKSGYDFDVFVHRGAGAYICGEETAMIESLEGKKGQPRLKPPFPAGAGLYGCPTTVNNVESIAVVPTIMRRGAPWFASFGRENNKGTKLFQVSGHVEKPAVFEEAMSIPFRDMIEKHCGGITGGWDNLLAVIPGGSSVPLVPAEQIMDAPMDFDGLSELKSGLGTAAVIVMDKSTDIVRAISRLSYFYKHESCGQCTPCREGTGWMWRVMERLRDGDATIEEIDTLHEVTKQVEGHTICALGDAAAWPIQGLIRHFRPELERRIRENSGAEPVMEAAE, from the coding sequence ATGGCTTTTGACTTTCTCCAGGACAAAGACCGGATCTTTACCAACGTCTATGGCTTTCAGTCATGGGACTTGAAGGCTGCGCAGAAACGCGGCGATTGGGACAATACCGCCGATATCATCAAGCGCGGCAATGACAAGATTATCAACGAGATGAAGGAAAGCGGCCTGCGCGGTCGTGGCGGTGCGGGTTTTCCGACCGGCCTGAAATGGTCCTTCATGCCGAAAGAGTCACCGGATGGGCGACCGAGCTTTCTGGTCATCAATGCCGATGAATCCGAACCCGGCAGCTGCAAGGACCGTGAAATCCTGCGCAATGATCCGCACAAGCTGATCGAGGGCGCTTTGATTGCCGGTTTCGCCATGCGGGCTCGCGCGGCTTATATCTATATTCGCGGCGAATATATCATGGAAGCCAAGGTCATGGAGGCGGCCGTCAAGGAAGCCTATGACGCTGGGTTGATTGGCAAGAATGCGGCCAAATCCGGCTATGATTTCGACGTCTTCGTCCATCGCGGTGCAGGCGCCTATATCTGCGGTGAAGAAACCGCGATGATCGAAAGCCTGGAAGGCAAAAAAGGCCAGCCGCGGCTGAAACCGCCATTTCCTGCCGGAGCAGGACTTTATGGTTGCCCAACGACTGTCAACAATGTGGAATCCATTGCGGTTGTTCCGACCATCATGCGGCGCGGCGCGCCCTGGTTTGCGAGTTTCGGGCGGGAGAATAACAAGGGCACGAAATTGTTCCAGGTTTCCGGCCATGTTGAAAAACCGGCCGTGTTTGAAGAAGCCATGTCGATCCCGTTCCGTGATATGATTGAGAAACACTGCGGCGGCATTACCGGCGGGTGGGACAATCTGCTCGCGGTTATTCCGGGTGGTTCGTCCGTGCCTCTGGTGCCTGCCGAGCAGATCATGGATGCACCGATGGATTTTGACGGCTTGTCGGAGCTAAAATCGGGCCTCGGCACGGCAGCGGTGATTGTCATGGACAAGTCTACCGATATCGTCCGCGCGATTTCAAGGTTGTCCTATTTCTACAAACATGAAAGCTGCGGTCAATGTACGCCTTGCCGGGAAGGCACAGGCTGGATGTGGCGCGTCATGGAACGCCTACGTGATGGCGATGCAACGATTGAAGAAATCGATACGCTGCATGAAGTGACCAAGCAGGTCGAAGGGCATACGATTTGTGCATTGGGCGACGCTGCGGCGTGGCCAATTCAGGGGCTTATACGTCATTTCCGGCCAGAGTTGGAGCGGCGGATTCGCGAGAATAGCGGTGCTGAGCCAGTAATGGAGGCGGCGGAGTGA
- a CDS encoding complex I 24 kDa subunit family protein: MAEAPNIPDELEVRAKWGDFKFTSANEKLAKWQIAKYPEGRQKSAVMALLDLAQRQVGADTETQGWLPVPVIEYVAAYLDMPYMRAYEVATFYTMYNLAPVGRFHVQVCGTTPCMLRGSDDVMAACKNKGMAKGKTTPDGLFTLTEVECMGNCSNAPMVQINDDNYEDLDYDIMTRILEDLADGKEIPVGSQIGRKTSEPKGGPVVLKEMVKANHDYREEW; this comes from the coding sequence ATGGCTGAAGCTCCAAACATACCTGATGAACTTGAAGTGCGCGCCAAGTGGGGCGATTTCAAATTCACGTCAGCGAACGAAAAACTCGCCAAATGGCAGATCGCAAAATATCCGGAAGGGCGCCAGAAATCGGCGGTTATGGCCTTGCTTGATCTCGCCCAGCGTCAGGTTGGCGCGGATACCGAAACACAGGGCTGGCTGCCGGTTCCGGTGATCGAATATGTCGCCGCTTATTTAGACATGCCCTATATGCGCGCTTATGAAGTCGCGACCTTCTATACCATGTATAATCTCGCGCCGGTTGGCCGTTTCCATGTTCAGGTTTGCGGCACCACGCCCTGCATGCTGCGCGGCAGCGACGACGTGATGGCGGCCTGCAAGAATAAAGGCATGGCCAAGGGCAAAACGACACCGGATGGCCTGTTCACGCTGACCGAAGTTGAGTGCATGGGCAATTGCTCCAACGCCCCGATGGTCCAGATTAACGACGATAATTACGAAGATCTCGATTACGATATCATGACACGGATCCTCGAAGACCTTGCCGATGGCAAAGAGATTCCGGTCGGTTCACAAATCGGTCGTAAGACCAGTGAACCCAAAGGCGGTCCGGTTGTCCTGAAAGAGATGGTCAAGGCCAATCATGACTATCGGGAGGAGTGGTAA
- a CDS encoding NADH-quinone oxidoreductase subunit D, translating into MADYLDEMDGIADEADPTVGDLEIQNYTINFGPQHPAAHGVLRLVMELDGEVVERVDPHVGLLHRGTEKLIEHKTYLQALPYFDRLDYCSPLAMEYSYVLAIEKLLDLEVPLRGQYLRVLFAELTRICNHMLNIGAHVMDVGAMTPNIWVFEIREQCLAFFERASGARMHSAWFRPGGVHQDVPLKLLTDIADWLDEFPSFFEDAMSLVIDNRIFKQRNVDIATVSKDDAVRWGFSGPMIRGSGVAWDLRKSQPYDVYDRMEFDVPVGTRGDCYDRFMVRVEEVRQSARIMRQCLNEMPDGPVASTDRKVVPPKRGEMKQSMEALIHHFKLYTEGFHVPAGEVYVATESPKGEFGVYLVSDGSNKPYRCKIRPTAFSHLQAMDFMTKGHMLPDATAILGAMDIVFGECDR; encoded by the coding sequence ATGGCTGATTATCTCGATGAAATGGATGGCATAGCAGACGAGGCTGATCCCACCGTTGGTGATCTGGAAATCCAGAATTACACAATCAACTTTGGTCCACAACATCCCGCAGCACACGGCGTTTTGCGGCTGGTGATGGAGCTGGACGGCGAAGTTGTTGAGCGGGTAGATCCTCATGTTGGTCTGCTCCATCGCGGCACTGAAAAGCTGATCGAGCATAAAACCTATTTGCAGGCTCTGCCCTATTTCGACCGGCTGGATTATTGTTCCCCGCTGGCCATGGAATATAGCTATGTGCTGGCTATTGAGAAGCTGCTCGATCTTGAAGTGCCATTGCGCGGACAATATTTGCGGGTTTTGTTCGCGGAACTGACGCGCATCTGCAACCATATGCTCAACATCGGTGCCCATGTCATGGACGTTGGCGCGATGACCCCCAATATCTGGGTGTTTGAAATTCGCGAGCAATGTCTGGCCTTTTTTGAGCGGGCTAGCGGTGCCCGTATGCACAGCGCCTGGTTCCGGCCCGGCGGCGTGCATCAGGATGTACCGCTGAAGTTGCTCACTGATATTGCTGATTGGCTGGATGAATTTCCGTCCTTTTTCGAAGACGCGATGAGTCTCGTCATAGACAACCGTATCTTCAAGCAACGTAACGTGGATATCGCCACGGTTTCAAAAGATGACGCAGTGCGTTGGGGCTTTTCGGGCCCGATGATCCGCGGAAGCGGTGTGGCCTGGGATCTCCGCAAGTCGCAGCCTTATGATGTTTATGACCGCATGGAATTTGACGTACCGGTGGGAACGCGTGGTGATTGCTATGACCGTTTCATGGTCCGGGTTGAGGAAGTGCGTCAGTCCGCGCGTATCATGCGGCAGTGTTTGAACGAGATGCCCGATGGTCCGGTCGCGAGCACTGACCGCAAGGTGGTTCCACCAAAGCGCGGTGAAATGAAGCAATCGATGGAAGCGCTGATCCATCACTTTAAACTCTATACCGAAGGCTTTCACGTTCCCGCTGGCGAAGTTTATGTTGCAACCGAAAGTCCCAAAGGGGAGTTCGGCGTCTATCTTGTCAGCGATGGCAGCAACAAGCCTTATCGTTGCAAGATCCGCCCAACGGCCTTCTCGCATTTGCAGGCGATGGACTTCATGACCAAAGGGCATATGCTGCCTGACGCCACGGCCATTTTGGGTGCGATGGATATTGTGTTCGGGGAGTGCGATCGGTGA
- a CDS encoding NuoB/complex I 20 kDa subunit family protein — protein MAPNTQPDEAFFKDLNAEVNDKGFLVTSTEDLFQWARTGSLWWMTFGLACCAVEMIHVNMPRYDMERFGIAPRASPRQSDVMIVAGTLCNKMAPALRKVYDQMSEPKYVISMGSCANGGGYYHYSYSVVRGCDRIVPVDIYVPGCPPTAEALLYGVMQLQRKIRRIGTLER, from the coding sequence ATGGCCCCAAATACGCAGCCAGATGAAGCGTTTTTCAAAGATCTGAACGCGGAAGTGAATGACAAGGGTTTTCTTGTCACGTCCACCGAAGATCTGTTCCAATGGGCGCGTACCGGTTCGCTCTGGTGGATGACCTTTGGTCTCGCCTGCTGTGCGGTTGAGATGATCCACGTCAATATGCCGCGCTATGATATGGAGCGTTTTGGTATCGCGCCGCGCGCCAGTCCGCGTCAGTCGGACGTGATGATTGTGGCGGGTACTTTGTGCAACAAGATGGCACCAGCCTTGCGCAAGGTTTATGACCAGATGTCAGAACCCAAATATGTCATTTCCATGGGCAGCTGTGCCAATGGCGGCGGCTATTATCACTATAGCTATTCGGTGGTGCGCGGTTGTGATCGGATCGTGCCGGTGGATATTTATGTGCCGGGATGTCCGCCAACAGCCGAAGCTTTGCTTTACGGTGTAATGCAGTTGCAGCGCAAAATTCGCCGCATCGGGACGTTGGAGCGTTAA
- a CDS encoding NADH-quinone oxidoreductase subunit A: protein MVDLSEYAPILLFLAVALSLSALFVFLPMGVSRLTGTHSPDPEKLSEYECGFPAFEDSRSQFDVRFYLVAILFIIFDLEAAFLFPWAVSLGQIGWIGWSSMMIFLIILTVGFIYEWKMGALDWE from the coding sequence GTGGTCGATCTTTCCGAATATGCCCCGATCCTGCTTTTTCTTGCAGTGGCCCTCAGTCTGTCTGCCCTTTTTGTTTTTCTACCCATGGGTGTGTCACGACTGACCGGGACACATAGCCCGGATCCTGAAAAACTGTCCGAATATGAGTGCGGTTTTCCCGCTTTTGAAGACTCGCGCAGCCAGTTTGACGTGCGCTTTTATCTCGTTGCTATTCTCTTTATCATTTTTGATCTGGAGGCAGCCTTCCTGTTTCCCTGGGCGGTCTCCCTGGGACAAATTGGCTGGATCGGCTGGTCGTCGATGATGATCTTCCTCATAATCCTGACGGTAGGATTTATTTACGAATGGAAAATGGGAGCGCTCGATTGGGAGTAG